Proteins found in one Drosophila busckii strain San Diego stock center, stock number 13000-0081.31 chromosome 2R, ASM1175060v1, whole genome shotgun sequence genomic segment:
- the LOC108601615 gene encoding uncharacterized protein LOC108601615 encodes MNTKQLFARPVHENQHTLVVQIRRDQPGLLVVKNRSGAHSQQQHHLLAHPHVHANSQSNAVSLPQYARDLRAQSPIGPTYFKPLRKPLKVKLTNARIKKPFMYDKPTAGIYSKLKSLPLEIQNIDNAEPLAPIYTVAAPNLAVQHQHIRHLEHASSLPSRGHTTKLKYTSSKSSYSSVHENETNDQTIRDPISGSQRFIAPDLDPSLKTTKLKHPTESFNIPSNNKPLPSDVLNNHLHAQPLVHILSDQTAPQTMPMYPIQFTPVAAQPIIAADHMPIYNPAYLVSLSNQLYTKHKQQLFQPNTDHGSVVKTGYVNTDLTQVVASNGQILQAAKDPQKNIHPVLQGAPQYEALVAPSAAQRQTGLPITESSLTLTSAKDGGFIVSNFYSNSRESSAYADNKAHRQHLETDPAAFELQRQQDLPQIYLEHVHLHDQDQLPLRELYIQTKSPESTETSFENNQRLINKHLVDHTPLRIFVPDEETTFETQRKQNRSDGA; translated from the exons ATGAACACAAAACAGCTGTTCGCACGTCCTGTGCATGAAAACCAACACACTTTGGTTGTCCAGATACGCAGAGATCAACCGGGTCTATTGGTGGTTAAAAATCGATCTGGTGCtcacagccagcaacaacatcatctGTTAGCTCATCCGCATGTACACGCTAATTCCCAATCAAACGCAGTCTCACTGCCACAATACGCACGAGACTTACGTGCCCAAAGTCCGATTGGTCCAACATATTTCAAGCCTTTGCGCAAGCCCTTGAAGGTTAAGTTGACTAATGCAAGAATTAAAAAGCCTTTTATGTACGATAAGCCAACAGCAGGCATTTATAGCAAACTTAAAAGTTTACCG cTAGAGATACAAAATATTGACAACGCGGAACCCCTCGCACCCATTTATACGGTAGCTGCTCCAAATTTGGCAGTGCAACACCAACACATAAGGCATTTGGAACATGCAAGCTCTTTACCTTCACGTGGGCACACAACCAAACTAAAATATACATCTTCTAAAAGCAGCTATTCTAGCGTGCATGAGAATGAAACAAATGATCAAACCATCCGGGATCCTATTTCGGGCTCACAAAGATTTATTGCTCCAGATCTAGATCCCTCACTGAAAACGACTAAGCTCAAGCATCCCACGGAAAGTTTTAATATACCTAGTAATAACAAGCCGCTACCCTCAGATGTACTAAACAATCATCTGCATGCTCAGCCGCTGGTACATATACTAAGCGATCAAACTGCCCCGCAGACGATGCCAATGTATCCCATTCAATTTACACCGGTAGCAGCACAACCAATCATAGCAGCGGATCATATGCCCATTTACAACCCAGCATATTTAGTAAGTCTATCCAATCAGTTATACACaaagcataagcagcagctcttCCAACCCAACACGGATCATGGCAGTGTAGTCAAAACTGGTTATGTGAATACAGATCTAACTCAGGTTGTAGCAAGTAATGGTCAAATTCTTCAGGCAGCCAAAGACCCACAAAAGAATATTCATCCAGTGCTACAAGGAGCCCCACAATATGAAGCACTTGTTGCTCCTTCAGCAGCGCAAAGACAGACTGGGCTGCCGATCACGGAATCATCGCTGACTTTGACAAGTGCCAAGGATGGTGGATTTATCGTGTCCAACTTTTATAGCAATTCACGCGAATCTTCGGCATATGCCGATAATAAAGCACATCGACAGCATCTGGAAACTGACCCAGCTGCCTTTGAACTTCAAAGGCAGCAAGACTTACCGCAGATATATTTGGAGCATGTGCATTTACATGACCAAGACCAACTCCCTTTGAGGGAATTGTATATTCAAACAAAGTCACCGGAGTCCACAGAAACATCTTTTGAGAATAATCAGCGGCTGATAAATAAACACCTTGTTGACCATACACCCTTGCGAATTTTTGTGCCAGATGAAGAAACAACCTTTGAAACG CAGCGTAAACAAAATCGGTCAGATggagcttaa